A genomic window from Streptomyces brevispora includes:
- a CDS encoding fumarylacetoacetate hydrolase family protein, with product MRIARFSIDGNVAFGAVEGDGPDGLVLDIIKGIPYAEFELSGVKVPLDKVRLLPPVLPNKVVAIGRNYAEHAAELGNEVPDVPVAFFKPTTSVIGSGDAIEYPSFSEEVHHEAELAVVIGRMCREVPRERVKDVIFGYTCANDVTARDAQKREKQWARAKGFDTSCPLGPWVETDLDPGDLAIQATVNGEQRQLGRTSDMIRSIEDLVVHITEAMTLLPGDVILTGTPAGVGPLHVGDEVAVTIEGIGTLTNKVIKRG from the coding sequence GTGCGCATCGCCAGGTTCTCCATCGACGGCAATGTCGCCTTCGGCGCCGTCGAGGGCGACGGGCCCGATGGTCTCGTCCTCGACATCATCAAGGGCATCCCGTACGCCGAGTTCGAGCTCTCCGGGGTCAAGGTCCCGCTGGACAAGGTCCGGCTGCTGCCGCCCGTACTCCCCAACAAGGTCGTGGCCATCGGCCGCAACTACGCGGAGCACGCCGCGGAACTCGGCAACGAGGTCCCCGACGTCCCCGTCGCCTTCTTCAAGCCCACCACCTCGGTGATCGGTTCCGGCGACGCCATCGAGTACCCCTCGTTCTCCGAAGAGGTGCACCACGAGGCCGAGCTGGCCGTGGTCATCGGCCGGATGTGCCGCGAAGTGCCGCGCGAGCGGGTCAAGGACGTCATCTTCGGCTACACCTGCGCCAATGACGTCACCGCCCGAGACGCCCAGAAGCGCGAGAAGCAGTGGGCCAGGGCCAAGGGCTTCGACACCTCCTGCCCGCTCGGCCCCTGGGTGGAGACCGACCTCGACCCCGGCGACCTCGCCATCCAGGCCACGGTCAACGGCGAGCAACGCCAGTTGGGCCGGACGAGCGACATGATCCGCTCCATCGAGGATCTGGTCGTCCACATCACGGAAGCCATGACGCTGCTCCCGGGCGATGTGATCCTCACCGGCACTCCCGCGGGGGTCGGACCCCTGCACGTCGGCGACGAGGTCGCCGTCACCATCGAAGGCATCGGCACTCTCACCAACAAGGTGATCAAGCGTGGTTAA
- the gltX gene encoding glutamate--tRNA ligase, whose translation MVNGPVRVRFCPSPTGNPHVGLVRTALFNWAFARHHQGTLVFRIEDTDAARDSEESYDQLLDSMRWLGLDWDEGPEVGGPHAPYRQSQRMDIYQDVAGKLLAAGHAYHCYCTTEELDARRDAARAAGRPSGYDGHCRDLSDAQKSAYEAEGRTSIVRFRMPDEALTFTDLVRGDITVQPENVPDYGIVRANGAPLYTLVNPVDDALMDITHVLRGEDLLSSTPRQIALYRALIELGIAKQTPEFGHLPYVMGEGNKKLSKRDPQASLNLYRERGFLPEGLLNYLSLLGWSIAEDRDIFDIDEMVAAFDIKDVNANPARFDLKKCEHVNAEHIRRLDVKTFTEACGPWLRAPFAPWAPEAFDADLFAAIAPHAQTRVTVLSEITANVDFLFLDEPATDEASWTKAMKEGSDALLVTARAKLADAEWNAETLKAAILAAGEEHGLKLGKAQAPVRVAVTGRTVGLPLFESLEILGREKTLARVDAALAKLAA comes from the coding sequence GTGGTTAACGGACCGGTCCGTGTACGTTTCTGTCCCTCCCCGACGGGCAACCCCCATGTGGGCCTGGTCAGGACAGCTCTCTTCAACTGGGCCTTCGCCCGGCACCACCAGGGCACCCTGGTCTTCCGCATCGAGGACACCGACGCGGCGCGCGACTCCGAGGAGTCGTACGACCAGCTCCTCGACTCGATGCGCTGGCTCGGTCTCGACTGGGACGAGGGCCCCGAGGTCGGCGGCCCGCACGCCCCGTACCGCCAGTCGCAGCGCATGGACATCTACCAGGACGTCGCCGGGAAGCTCCTCGCCGCCGGCCACGCGTACCACTGCTACTGCACGACCGAGGAGCTCGACGCCCGCCGCGACGCCGCCCGCGCCGCCGGCAGGCCGTCCGGCTACGACGGCCACTGCCGTGACCTGAGCGACGCGCAGAAGTCCGCGTACGAGGCCGAGGGCCGCACCTCGATCGTCCGCTTCCGGATGCCCGACGAGGCCCTCACCTTCACCGACCTGGTCCGCGGCGACATCACCGTCCAGCCGGAGAACGTGCCGGACTACGGCATCGTCCGCGCCAACGGCGCCCCGCTCTACACGCTGGTCAACCCGGTCGACGACGCGCTGATGGACATCACCCACGTCCTGCGCGGCGAGGACCTGCTCTCCTCGACCCCGCGCCAGATCGCGTTGTACCGGGCGCTCATCGAGCTGGGCATCGCCAAGCAGACCCCTGAGTTCGGCCACCTGCCGTACGTCATGGGCGAGGGCAACAAGAAGCTCTCCAAGCGCGACCCGCAGGCCTCGCTCAACCTCTACCGCGAGCGCGGCTTCCTGCCCGAGGGGCTGCTCAACTACCTCTCGCTGCTCGGCTGGTCGATCGCCGAGGACCGCGACATCTTCGACATCGACGAGATGGTCGCCGCGTTCGACATCAAGGACGTCAACGCCAACCCGGCCCGCTTCGACCTCAAGAAGTGCGAGCACGTCAACGCCGAGCACATCCGCCGGCTCGACGTGAAGACCTTCACCGAGGCCTGCGGCCCCTGGCTGCGCGCCCCGTTCGCCCCCTGGGCCCCGGAGGCCTTCGACGCGGACCTGTTCGCGGCGATCGCCCCGCACGCCCAGACCCGCGTCACGGTCCTCTCGGAGATCACGGCCAACGTCGACTTCCTCTTCCTCGACGAGCCGGCGACCGACGAGGCGTCCTGGACCAAGGCGATGAAGGAGGGCTCCGACGCCCTGCTCGTGACGGCCCGCGCCAAGCTGGCCGACGCCGAGTGGAACGCGGAGACCCTCAAGGCCGCCATCCTCGCCGCCGGTGAGGAGCACGGCCTGAAGCTCGGCAAGGCCCAGGCCCCGGTCCGCGTCGCCGTCACCGGCCGCACGGTCGGCCTGCCGCTCTTCGAGTCCCTGGAGATCCTGGGCCGCGAGAAGACCCTGGCCCGGGTGGACGCGGCGCTGGCGAAGCTGGCCGCGTAG
- a CDS encoding DUF3800 domain-containing protein, protein MELLSSLLGILERHDTRLLARVWIKEEGLAFNESGVYPTSVGSLTETFQAQLAHEHSRGMMVLDSRTKVKNAPDVHCVTTRKYRTGGDGLRGIIESPVFGHSDTHTLLQLADLVVSSLLFPIACHAYLNDLTWNVHCDNA, encoded by the coding sequence ATGGAGCTGCTGTCGTCCCTGCTCGGCATACTGGAACGCCACGACACGCGGCTCCTCGCCCGCGTCTGGATCAAGGAGGAAGGACTCGCCTTCAACGAGTCCGGCGTCTACCCGACCTCCGTGGGCTCTCTGACCGAGACCTTCCAGGCCCAGCTCGCCCACGAGCACTCCCGCGGAATGATGGTCCTGGACAGCCGGACCAAGGTGAAGAACGCGCCCGATGTCCACTGCGTGACGACGCGCAAGTACCGGACGGGCGGGGACGGGCTGCGCGGAATCATCGAATCGCCCGTCTTCGGGCACAGCGATACACACACCCTGCTACAGCTTGCCGATCTCGTGGTGTCGTCCCTGCTGTTCCCGATCGCTTGCCACGCTTACCTCAACGACCTGACGTGGAACGTGCACTGCGACAACGCGTAG
- a CDS encoding helix-turn-helix domain-containing protein yields MARAKLPPSVRQRCLGELFGATQSRISNIEAGGYAVSAERVRALARLYECADGELIDCSEEAHLTVSVIPFGMGTFPGAGHGIVQFGGPLPRLDTVQLDADHGSVFVDGEAQLAKYRTVLDRMEACALGPPKSRDLILHVMRSL; encoded by the coding sequence GTGGCCCGTGCCAAACTTCCGCCGTCCGTGAGGCAACGGTGCCTGGGAGAACTCTTCGGTGCGACGCAGTCTCGTATCAGCAATATCGAGGCCGGCGGCTATGCGGTAAGCGCCGAGCGGGTCAGGGCGCTGGCCAGACTGTACGAGTGCGCCGACGGCGAGTTGATCGATTGCAGCGAAGAGGCGCACCTGACAGTCTCGGTGATCCCCTTCGGGATGGGGACCTTTCCCGGCGCCGGTCACGGGATCGTCCAATTCGGTGGCCCGCTTCCGCGGCTGGACACTGTTCAACTGGATGCGGACCATGGCTCCGTGTTCGTCGACGGTGAGGCTCAGCTCGCCAAGTACCGAACGGTGCTGGACCGCATGGAGGCGTGTGCGCTCGGACCGCCGAAGTCCCGGGACCTCATCCTGCACGTCATGCGCTCACTCTGA
- a CDS encoding DUF397 domain-containing protein, with translation MANLVWQKSSFSGEAANCVNVAAAPDGTLRLRESDDPDVILAATRAGMSALVASIKANGSLGVQAE, from the coding sequence GTGGCCAACTTGGTCTGGCAGAAGTCGTCGTTCAGCGGCGAGGCTGCGAACTGCGTCAACGTGGCCGCTGCGCCCGACGGCACGCTCCGGTTGCGTGAGAGCGACGACCCGGATGTGATACTCGCGGCCACCCGGGCCGGCATGTCTGCGTTGGTCGCGTCGATCAAGGCGAATGGGAGCCTCGGGGTGCAGGCCGAGTGA
- a CDS encoding type I restriction-modification enzyme R subunit C-terminal domain-containing protein translates to MEEITYLLFIKRLDELQTVKDRRANATGTPDPDPFFDEAQQDLRWQNFKVRDPEIMCHQNLPTVHKLRHNEQITEDDLAGLEEIFLAEAVASPEDLDEVRAAGGLGLFVRTLCGLDRQAAQRAFESFIAGMHLSASQLDFITLIDDVVTKRGVLDVGDLYEVGSPFHDRAPGGPDDLFSLEQIDDLKIVFIGLQSTAKPTGLAA, encoded by the coding sequence ATGGAGGAGATCACGTACCTGCTCTTCATCAAGCGCCTGGACGAGCTCCAGACGGTCAAGGATCGCCGGGCAAACGCCACGGGCACACCTGACCCTGACCCGTTCTTCGACGAGGCCCAGCAGGACCTGCGCTGGCAGAACTTCAAGGTCCGCGACCCCGAGATCATGTGTCACCAGAATCTGCCGACCGTCCACAAGCTGCGTCACAACGAACAAATCACCGAAGACGACCTCGCCGGTCTGGAAGAGATCTTCCTTGCCGAGGCGGTGGCCTCGCCCGAGGATCTTGACGAGGTCCGGGCCGCGGGAGGTCTTGGTCTGTTCGTCCGCACCCTGTGCGGACTGGACCGGCAGGCGGCCCAGCGGGCATTCGAGAGCTTCATCGCAGGAATGCATTTGAGTGCCTCGCAGCTGGACTTCATCACGCTGATCGACGACGTGGTCACCAAGCGTGGTGTGCTCGACGTCGGGGACCTGTACGAAGTCGGCAGTCCCTTCCACGACCGCGCGCCCGGCGGTCCGGACGACCTGTTCTCCCTTGAGCAGATCGATGACCTCAAGATTGTCTTCATCGGCCTGCAAAGCACCGCGAAGCCCACCGGTCTCGCCGCGTAG
- a CDS encoding HAD family hydrolase — protein MPIRAVLWDIDDTIFDYSGADRIGMRKHLEAEGLPGGYASHEQALDAWKSITDVHWARFAAGETDFQGQRRGRVRSFLGRGLSDEEADSWFGRHAAHYEAAWSLFPDTVPVLDRLAGDFRHAVLSNSSIHSQDRKLRELGVRDRFEAVVCAVELGVSKPAAGAFHAACQALALDPHEVAYVGDEPDIDAAGAVAAGLTGIWLDRGGRGGRPELVRITALDQLPGLLAGDTRFGAPDTFG, from the coding sequence ATGCCGATCCGAGCTGTCCTCTGGGACATCGACGACACGATCTTTGACTATTCGGGCGCCGACCGCATCGGCATGCGCAAGCACCTCGAGGCCGAGGGCCTGCCCGGCGGGTATGCGTCCCACGAGCAGGCACTCGACGCGTGGAAGTCGATCACGGACGTGCACTGGGCGCGATTCGCCGCCGGGGAGACCGACTTTCAGGGGCAGCGGAGGGGGCGGGTCCGCTCGTTCCTCGGGCGAGGCCTCAGCGATGAGGAGGCCGACAGCTGGTTCGGCCGGCATGCGGCCCACTACGAGGCCGCCTGGTCGCTGTTCCCGGACACCGTGCCCGTGCTGGACCGGCTGGCAGGTGATTTCAGGCACGCCGTACTGTCGAATTCCAGCATCCACAGCCAGGACCGCAAGCTGCGCGAGCTCGGGGTGCGGGACCGCTTCGAGGCGGTGGTCTGCGCCGTTGAGCTGGGCGTCTCCAAGCCCGCCGCCGGGGCCTTCCACGCAGCCTGCCAGGCCCTCGCGCTCGATCCGCACGAGGTCGCCTACGTCGGGGACGAACCCGATATCGACGCCGCCGGTGCGGTGGCCGCCGGGCTGACCGGGATCTGGCTGGACCGGGGCGGCCGGGGCGGACGTCCGGAACTCGTCCGGATCACGGCCCTGG